The Victivallis sp. Marseille-Q1083 genome has a window encoding:
- a CDS encoding M56 family metallopeptidase yields MPRSVRHRRPTRRKRSNRTAPEPIPPGPQADNRTSGCPAGGCLKQFCRSGGIGTLAGLLYLLHGLLFLRWFRVGLEPLTEPKFNCLLRRSAETLQLRRRLTLFCSPIVDSPITIGFRQPTIIIPAKLVNHLSDDEMQSILLHELAHVRQGDPLTGLLGRIIAAFCWWNPLLHRLLQVHSQSCEEVAASLFQ; encoded by the coding sequence CTGCCCCGGTCCGTCCGGCACCGCCGGCCAACCAGACGGAAGCGGTCGAATCGGACGGCTCCGGAGCCGATACCGCCGGGTCCGCAAGCGGACAACCGCACGTCAGGTTGTCCGGCAGGCGGTTGTCTCAAGCAATTCTGTCGCTCTGGGGGAATCGGCACCCTCGCCGGTTTGCTGTATCTGCTCCACGGCTTGCTGTTTCTTCGCTGGTTCCGGGTCGGTCTGGAGCCGTTGACCGAGCCAAAATTCAACTGCCTGCTGCGCCGGTCGGCCGAAACGCTGCAACTCCGGCGCCGGTTGACACTTTTCTGTTCGCCGATCGTCGACTCGCCGATCACCATCGGCTTCCGCCAACCGACAATCATCATCCCGGCCAAATTGGTCAACCATTTGTCCGATGATGAAATGCAGAGCATTCTGCTGCATGAATTGGCCCATGTCCGGCAGGGCGATCCATTGACCGGTCTGCTCGGGCGAATCATCGCCGCCTTCTGCTGGTGGAACCCGCTGCTGCACCGCCTGCTCCAAGTCCACAGCCAAAGTTGCGAAGAGGTCGCCGCAAGTTTATTCCAGTAG